TGGGTTGGGAGtgaggaaggagctgggggggacCCCCAAAACCTGCTCTGTTATAGGGGGGCAGCTGGACCGGAGCTACAGctacagctgcagcctggggaagcaggagggcaaaggtatgggggggggggggggggggaggatggggatggggatggggatgggatgggacaaGGCTAGGATAGGGCTGGGATGGGACATgactgggatggggatgggatggggatgggacacggctgggatggggatgggatggggatgggacacagttgggatggggatgggatggggatggggatgggatggggatgggacggggatgggatggggatgggacacggctgggatggggatgggatggggatggggatggggatgggatggggatgggacgGGGATTGGACACggctgggatggggatgggacacggctgggatggggatgggatggggatgggatggggctgggattGGGATGGGattgggatgggatggggatgggatggggctgggattGGGATGGGattgggatgggatggggatgggatgggacacggctgggatggggatgggatggggatgggatggggctgggattGGGATGGGattgggatgggatggggatgggatggggctgggattGGGATGGGattgggatgggatggggatgggatgggacacggctgggatggggatgggatggggatggggatggggatggggctggggctgggatgggatgggacaggaaggggctggggctggcactagcctgggacacagctggacacagctgccccccctccccacgctCCCTGGCATGGGGAGCCCCCCAActccttctcccccagcccacccctcggaggggctgggggccagcgCCAGCTCCCTGGCCAGCGAGAACCCCTACGCCACCATCAaggagctgccccccccccaccgccaGGACCCCCGAGGGCAGCTACATGGAGATGAAATCCCCGGTGCGGAGGGAGATGTCCTACGCCGAGATCGGGGTCCTGGAGGAGCCACCCCAGGAGGGTACGGCcggggggtccccagggccCCATGAGCCCGGGGGGGAGCACGGCCCTGGTGAGGGGGGCTGCatggccctggggggggggacagggacccaGCGATGGGGGATGTGTGGTctggggggggacagggacccaGCGACAGGGGCTGtgtggctggggggggacacggcCCTGGTGAGGGGGGCTGCATGGCCctgggggggggacagggacccaGTGACAGGGGCTGCGTGGCTgtgggggggggcacagccctggtGAGGGGGGCTGCAtggcctgggggggggggacagggacccaGTGACAGGGGCTGTGTGGCCCTGGGGGGGATACAGGGACCCAGTGACAGGGGCTGTGTggccctgggggggggcagccccttGCATCTCCTTGTCCCTGCAGAGAGCTGCCCCGAGGGGGCCGAAGGCGTcacccccgccaccccccccagccattACGACTCCCCCAAGAACAGCCACGTCCCCAGCCACTACGACGTGCCCCCCGCCCGCCACTACCCCCCGTCCCCGCCGCTGCGCAGGAAGGACCgctgagggggtggggggggccaggggctgggggggcctggggctgtccctgcccccggggggggggcggggggggtgcaGGGTCTGAATAAAGGGGTGCGGTGTGAGCCGGGCTGCCTGCgcctctgtgctgggggggatccgcagggctgggggggctgggggaactgggggggtcCAGCGATGGGCCCAGTAAGGGCCAGTGGTGGCTGTGGTTACATCCCAGTCCTGAGCTCAGTAATGGTCCATGGTGGGCCCAGTAAAGGCCCAGTAAATAGTGCGCTCCTGTGATGGCACCAGTAAGGGCCCACTGGCCCCAGTAAGCGCCCAAGTGATGGCACCAGTAAGAGCCCAGTGGTGGCACCAGTAAGGGCTCAGTGATGGCACCAGTAAGGACCCAGTGCCGGCACCAGTAAGGGCCCAAGTGATGGTCCCAGTATGAGCCTAGTGGCAGCCCCAGTAAGGGCTCAGTGGTGGCCCCAGTAAGGGCCCAGTGACTGCCCCAGTAAGGGCCCAAGTGATGGCACCAGTAAGGGCCCAGGTGGCGGCCCCAGTAAAAGCCCAGAAGTGGCCCCAGTAGGcgcccagtgctcccagtgccgCTGCCCTGTGCGTACCCGCTCCAGCCACAGGGTGGCCAtgggggcggccccgcccctcccggAGACTCCGCCCCCGGAGACCTCGCCCCTCCCGGAAACCCCGCCCcccgcgcggccccgccccgcgcacgcgccgcagcccccccgaGGCCCCGCCCCTGGCGCTGCCCGGTGGGGAGGGGCGGAGCGGCGGAGGCAGGTCACGGCCCACGcgtgggaccccccccccccggcatgGGACCCCCAGGGAGGCTGCGTAGGGACCCCCATGGCCCCCACCCCCTCCAACCTGGGACTTCCCCCAAAGGAGACCGCAGAGGGACCCCCATGGCCCCCCTCCGGGCATggccccccccgggggggctgcgtAGGGACCCCCATGGGCCCCCCCCAACAGCCCCTGAGACCCCAGGCATGACACCCCCCCCCGAAGGGAGGCTCCTATAGAGACTCCCATGGGGGCTACCCAACTCGGGGACCCTCCATCACCCCGGGGAGACCACCCTAGGGACCCCCGGagggccccagccccagcaccccccgtGACCTCCCTAGAGACCCCCCCCAtagtgcccccagccctgggaccccccaCACACAGGGATCCCTGTAGGGcctccagccctgggacccccacTCACATAGGGATCCCTGTAgggcccccagccctgggacccccacTCACATAGGGATCCCTGTAgggcccccagccctgggacccccacTCACATAGGGATCCCTGTAGGGcctccagccctgggacccccacTCACATAGGGATCCCTGTAgggcccccagccctgggacccccacTCACATAGGGATCCCTGTAgggcccccagccctgggacccccacTCACATAGGGATCCCTGTAGGGcctccagccctgggacccccacTCACATAGGGATCCCTGTaggcccccagccctgggacccccacTCACATAgggcccccagccctgggacctCCCCCCCCCATAACTGGATTCCCATAGaacccccagccctgggaccaCCATAGGGCCCTGGGTCCCCCCCTGCACACATAGGGACCCCCTGGcccagggctgtgggtgctggggggcgCTGAgccccccggtgccccccagCTGAGGGCCAtgaggcggcggggggagcgggcaCCCCGGGAGAAGGTGGCTGCGGAGGAGACGAAGAGCCCGGGGAGGAAGGCTGAGCAGGGCGCAGGTgagctcccagccctggcagggggtgtgggggggatCTGGGGGTCCCCatcatgcccccccccccccagaggAGTACCGCTGCAGCGGGATCCTGGAGCAGGATTTCCCCGAGCTCTGCACCCGCGCTGGCATCGCCACCGTCCCCAGAGTCACCCTCCGGCCGTCCCCCAGCTTCCCTGCGGATggtgagtggggctggggggggggggggagtagggggctgctggcagcacccccCGACCCTCCCCTCGCCCCCTGTCCTACAGAGGAGCCCACCGAGCCCACGCTGGTGGGGGTCCTCGCCCGCATCGAGCGCAAGTACAGCTACTTCCAGCCCTGCATCCAGGTGGAGAGGGAGCCCCAGGACCCCCGGAGCACCCGCGCCGTCTTCCTGCGAGGTGGGTCCTGGGGACCCCCAGCGTCCCCCCTGACACCCAGGGATGAGGAGCCCCTGAAATGAGCCTATGGGAGGCCACATTTGGGggttctccccccccccccagtcccatCACGCGACCTTGACCTCCGCGTCTCCGGCAGGCTGGAAGATGGAGGAGCCCATGCTGGGGGTCCTGAGCCAGTGCCTGCCCACCCTGGCCGGCCTGCAGGCAGTGCAGtgagtgcaggcagggctggggggcacgggcagagccgggggggggggcgcagggtGCCCCCCGAAACACCAACACATCCCCTGGCCTGATGCTTCGTCCCCCGCAGCCTCTGGAAGGTCGGGCTGTCGGAGCGGCTGCTCCCGGTGCTGGTGGCACTGCTGGCGCGCTGTCCTCGCCTGCGGTACGTGCTGCTAATTACCGCTAATTGAGGAACCGGGGGGTGCCAGGGAGGATGGGGAATaccagcggggggggggggtgtttgctCCGCAGGACCCTCAGCCTGGAGGGGAACCCCCTGCCCACACCGGCCTTCCACACGCTGATGGGGAGCGACAGCCCGTGAGTGGGATCGAGCCGCGTTCATCCCTCTGCCCGCTCCACCGagcccccccgggacccccagcGGGTCCGTGGCCTGctgggggacccccccccagtgcaggcagcccagcccagcgcaTCCCGCAGGCTGGTTCACCTCTCCCTGCGCAACAACCGCATCGGGGACGAGGATGCTCGGCTCATCGGGAAGGGTCTTTCCACGCTGAGCCCCTCCGGCCGCAGCCTGGCCTCACTCATCCTCAGCTTCAACCGCATCTCGGACCTGGGGGCTGCCTACATCGCCAGGGTGGGTGTTGGGGGGCCGCCTGggggcccagcaccctgcagcccagcgCCCATCCCCTCCCTCGGCTGCCCCACAGGGCTTGCGCTTGAACCGCTCCCTCCTCTTCTTGTCCCTGGAGAACAACGACATCGGTGACGTGGGGGCCACCAGGCTGGCCGAGGTGCGTGCCCCCCACGtcctgggcaggggggtgggcggctggggggggtgggaccCTGCCCCGAGTGCGACCCCGCTGCCTGCCAGGTCCTGGCACCCTTCGCACTGACGCACGACGAGGTGGTGGAGCGGAGGCGGCTGCTCCTGGCAGAGGCGCTGGGACAGTCCTGCACGGTGAGAcactccccgcccccccccccccgccccgtttTGAAGGGGGCACGTTCCCTCCCCGCCCCTGGGAAAGGTCGGAGGCTCCCagggggctgccagcaccctgaGCCCCCCTCTGTCCCCCAGACCCCAAAAGAGACCAAGGGCCAGAGTGAGGATCCTTCCAGCGCAGCCCCTGACAAGCTGCCCCGGGCCAAGCAcggcaacccccccccccaaaaaaaaggtGAGGAGGTGGGCGGCTGATACGGGGGTCGAGGCGGGCGGAGGGAAGCCCAGCAGGCGGCTGCCGCGTACCCCCCGGCTGCCCGGCTGTGGGGGTGCCCGAGGGTGTGCCTCAGTTACCCCTCCTGCTTTGCGGTACGTGGGGAGGGGGTCGGCAGGGGGTCCACAGCTGCTCACCCCattgcaggagctgctgcagaaggaggagggcaggcagcgcaAGAAGTGTGAGTGAGGGTCCgacgggctgggggggcacggggggggctgtgcctggctcagctccctccctgctctccccccccccccccccggcagcaccGGAGCCAAGAGCTGCCCGCGGCAGAGATCCAAAACCACACCGCCAGGAGAAGCCGAGCCTGGAGGTTTGGGGGCACcggggggatggggtggggagggggggcctGATCCCGGGGTCCCACAGTCCCTCGGGGACCCCCCTGTGTCCAGGCACCAGATCCGGCCGAGCTGCCTCACCCGCTGCTGGCAGAGGCCAGGGAGCACCAGGGCAGCGTCATCCTGCCGGGGAACCGGGCGCTCCTCAACCTCAACCTGGCCTGTGAGTGAGGGGGGGGAGACCCCTTCATCCCTCCCCTGGCCCCCCACACCCTGTCCCTGACCCCCGTGTCCCTCCGCAGACAACCACGTCACCGAGCGGGGACTCGGCGCCTTCCTGGCAGcgctggaggagcagcagcaggagaagaaacCCAAGGTgccggggcaggaggggctgctgTGCCTCTCCCTGGAGGTGAGCCGGGTGGGCCGTGGGGCTGGCATCACCAATGGGCATGTGGTGGGGGCATCGCCGTGGGGCTGGCATCACCCGTGGGCACACGGTGCGGCATCGCCATGGGGCTGGCTTCACCACAGGGCTGGCATCACCAACAGGCACATGGTGGGGGCATCACCGTGGGGCTGGCATTGCCAGCTGGCACGTGGTGGGGCATCACCATGGGGCTGGCTTCACCACGGGGCTGGCATCGCCATGGGGCTGGCATATGCCAACAGGCACCTGGTGGGGCATCGCCATGGGGCTGGTGTCACCAACGAGCACCTGGTGG
The sequence above is drawn from the Falco naumanni isolate bFalNau1 chromosome 20, bFalNau1.pat, whole genome shotgun sequence genome and encodes:
- the LRRC71 gene encoding leucine-rich repeat-containing protein 71 isoform X1 translates to MRRRGERAPREKVAAEETKSPGRKAEQGAEEYRCSGILEQDFPELCTRAGIATVPRVTLRPSPSFPADEEPTEPTLVGVLARIERKYSYFQPCIQVEREPQDPRSTRAVFLRGWKMEEPMLGVLSQCLPTLAGLQAVHLWKVGLSERLLPVLVALLARCPRLRTLSLEGNPLPTPAFHTLMGSDSPLVHLSLRNNRIGDEDARLIGKGLSTLSPSGRSLASLILSFNRISDLGAAYIARGLRLNRSLLFLSLENNDIGDVGATRLAEVLAPFALTHDEVVERRRLLLAEALGQSCTTPKETKGQSEDPSSAAPDKLPRAKHGNPPPQKKGAAAEGGGQAAQEVTGAKSCPRQRSKTTPPGEAEPGGTRSGRAASPAAGRGQGAPGQRHPAGEPGAPQPQPGLQPRHRAGTRRLPGSAGGAAAGEETQGAGAGGAAVPLPGEEPHPSRQPGLGAAAGAAATAAPVARSAGPAGGGGGGGSTGHLAGPQQHPKGHLESCLFYLKNKIK
- the LRRC71 gene encoding leucine-rich repeat-containing protein 71 isoform X3, translated to MRRRGERAPREKVAAEETKSPGRKAEQGAEEYRCSGILEQDFPELCTRAGIATVPRVTLRPSPSFPADEEPTEPTLVGVLARIERKYSYFQPCIQVEREPQDPRSTRAVFLRGWKMEEPMLGVLSQCLPTLAGLQAVHLWKVGLSERLLPVLVALLARCPRLRTLSLEGNPLPTPAFHTLMGSDSPLVHLSLRNNRIGDEDARLIGKGLSTLSPSGRSLASLILSFNRISDLGAAYIARGLRLNRSLLFLSLENNDIGDVGATRLAEVLAPFALTHDEVVERRRLLLAEALGQSCTTPKETKGQSEDPSSAAPDKLPRAKHGNPPPQKKGAAAEGGGQAAQEVTGAKSCPRQRSKTTPPGEAEPGDNHVTERGLGAFLAALEEQQQEKKPKVPGQEGLLCLSLEKNRIPPASPALARLQELLPPQHLWPGAQGRQEEEEEEEAPGT
- the LRRC71 gene encoding leucine-rich repeat-containing protein 71 isoform X2, which gives rise to MRRRGERAPREKVAAEETKSPGRKAEQGAEEYRCSGILEQDFPELCTRAGIATVPRVTLRPSPSFPADEEPTEPTLVGVLARIERKYSYFQPCIQVEREPQDPRSTRAVFLRGWKMEEPMLGVLSQCLPTLAGLQAVQTLSLEGNPLPTPAFHTLMGSDSPLVHLSLRNNRIGDEDARLIGKGLSTLSPSGRSLASLILSFNRISDLGAAYIARGLRLNRSLLFLSLENNDIGDVGATRLAEVLAPFALTHDEVVERRRLLLAEALGQSCTTPKETKGQSEDPSSAAPDKLPRAKHGNPPPQKKGAAAEGGGQAAQEVTGAKSCPRQRSKTTPPGEAEPGGTRSGRAASPAAGRGQGAPGQRHPAGEPGAPQPQPGLQPRHRAGTRRLPGSAGGAAAGEETQGAGAGGAAVPLPGEEPHPSRQPGLGAAAGAAATAAPVARSAGPAGGGGGGGSTGHLAGPQQHPKGHLESCLFYLKNKIK
- the LRRC71 gene encoding leucine-rich repeat-containing protein 71 isoform X4, which codes for MPCIQVEREPQDPRSTRAVFLRGWKMEEPMLGVLSQCLPTLAGLQAVHLWKVGLSERLLPVLVALLARCPRLRTLSLEGNPLPTPAFHTLMGSDSPLVHLSLRNNRIGDEDARLIGKGLSTLSPSGRSLASLILSFNRISDLGAAYIARGLRLNRSLLFLSLENNDIGDVGATRLAEVLAPFALTHDEVVERRRLLLAEALGQSCTTPKETKGQSEDPSSAAPDKLPRAKHGNPPPQKKGAAAEGGGQAAQEVTGAKSCPRQRSKTTPPGEAEPGGTRSGRAASPAAGRGQGAPGQRHPAGEPGAPQPQPGLQPRHRAGTRRLPGSAGGAAAGEETQGAGAGGAAVPLPGEEPHPSRQPGLGAAAGAAATAAPVARSAGPAGGGGGGGSTGHLAGPQQHPKGHLESCLFYLKNKIK